The Coleofasciculus sp. FACHB-1120 DNA segment TAGTTTTATTGAGGCGGCAAGGGCAGAATCTGTCCGCACCTTAGTAGAACTGGCGGAAGCGAATAAAAAGATTGTAATCACAGGCTGCATGGCGCAGCACTTCCAGGAGCAGCTGCTGGATGAATTACCAGAAGCGGTTGCCGTGGTGGGCACCGGCGATTATCACCAAATCGTCGATGTGGTTCAACGAGTGGAAGGCGGTGAACGGGTCACGCAAGTTTCAGAGCTGCCGACCTACATAGCCGATGAAACAACGCCTCGCTACCGCACGACATCGGAAGGTGTCGCGTACCTGCGGGTAGCGGAAGGATGTGATTACCGCTGTGCGTTCTGCATTATTCCTCATCTCCGGGGAAATCAGCGATCGCGCTCCATTGAATCCATCGTCGCCGAAGCCCACCAGCTAGCCTCCGAAGGAGTCCAAGAGTTAATTCTCATCTCCCAGATCACCACCAACTACGGTCTGGATATTTACGGGAAGCCGAAACTAGCGGAACTTCTAAGGGAATTGGGAAAGGTAAATATTCCGTGGATTCGGATGCACTATGCCTATCCCACTGGCTTAACCCCAGCCGTGATCGAAGCAATTCAGGAGACTCCTAACGTATTGCCTTACTTGGATTTGCCGTTACAGCACTCCCATCCGGAAATTCTCCGCGCCATGAACCGACCTTGGCAGGGACAGGTCAACGATCAAATTATTGAGCGGATTAAGGCAGACCTGCCTGATGCTGTGTTAAGAACCACGTTCATTGTCGGATTCCCTGGCGAAACGGAAGAGCATTTTGCACACTTGCTACAGTTCGTCCAACGCCATGAATTTGACCATGTAGGTGTGTTTACTTTTTCCCCAGAAGAAGGTACCCCTGCCTTCACCTTGCCCAATCAACTGCCCCAAGAAGTCATGGATATCCGTAGGGATGCCCTGATGGAGGTTCAGCAGCCAATTTCATTGAGAAAAAATCAAGCTTGTGTCGGCAAGATTGTTGATGTCTTGATTGAGCAAGAACATCCAGAGACGGGGGAATTAATCGGTCGCTCTGCCCGATTTTCTCCGGAGGTAGACGGATTAGTCTACGTCCAAGGCGACGTTCCATTGGGTTCTATAGCATCAGTGGAAATCACAAGCACTGACATCTACGACCTCTATGGTCATGTCGCCAAGCCCGAAGCATGAAGAATAACAACTCAAGAATGAAGGCTGAAGAACCAAGGCAAGTATTATTTCATACTTCATACTTCATACTTAAAAACTTCATACTTCGCCATTTACAATTCGCGAACACTAACAACTAACAAGAAATTATGACCCTTTCGTTCACAAGCCTAGGCCTTTCAGAAGCTCGCATTCAGCAACTAGAAAAACTAGGCTTTACTGCACCCACACAAATTCAATCCCAAGCCATTCCTCATCTGTTGGCTGGTCGGGATGTAGTGGGACAATCCCAAACCGGAACCGGCAAAACAGCGGCTTTTTCGCTGCCGATTTTGGAACGGATCGATGTCAAAAATCCCGCAGTCCAATCCCTGATTTTGACACCTACGCGGGAACTAGCTCAGCAAGTGGCTCTGGCAATCCGTAGCTTTAGCAGCGATCGCCGGTTGGGCGTGCTGACAGTGTATGGCGGTCAAGCCATTGACCGCCAAATCCAGCGCCTCAGACAAGGCGTTCAGATTGTCGTTGGAACCCCAGGACGGGTGATTGATTTGCTCAATCGAGGGGATCTCAAGCTTGAGCAGGTCAACTGGCTGGTGCTGGACGAAGCCGACGAAATGTTGAGCATGGGCTTTATTGACGATGTGGAAACCATCCTCAAGCAAGTTCCTGCCGAACGTCAGACGGCATTTTTCTCGGCGACAATGCCGCCGACGATTCAAAAATTGATTGCAAAGTTCTTGCGATCGCCGATGAACGTCTCCGTGGAGCAGCCCAAAGCCGCTCCCTCCCGGATTAACCAAGCGGTGTACATGGTGCCCCGTGGCTGGTCAAAATCTCGCGCCTTGCTGCCCATCCTAGAACTGGAAGATCCCGAATCTGCCTTAATCTTCGTGCGGACACGCAAGACAGCCGCTGAACTGACCAACCAACTGCAAGCTGCCGGTCACAGTGTAGACGAGTACCACGGCGACCTCAATCAACAAGCCCGGGAACGGCTGCTGATGCGGTTCCGCCAACACCAAGTACGCTGGGTAGTTGCTACCGATATTGCGGCGCGGGGTTTAGACGTTGACCACCTGAGCCATGTGATCAACTACGATCTGCCAGATAGCGTGGAAAGCTACATCCACCGGATCGGTCGCACGGGTCGCGCTGGTAACGCAGGAACAGCCATTTCCCTGATTCACCCAATGGATCGCCGAAAGTTGGTGCTAATTGAGCGCAAAGTTCGACAAACCTTGAAAATTGTCCAAATCCCCACACGGGCGGAAATTGAAGGGCGACGTCTGGAAAAACTGCAAGCTCAAGTACGCGAAGTATTGAGTGGGGAGCGCATGGCTTCGTTCTTGCCCGTTGTGGCACAACTGAGCGAAGAATACGACGCCCACGCGATCGCAGCAGCAGCACTGCAAATGGTGTACGACCAAACTCGTCCCTCTTGGATGTCCAGCGAACAAGAGGCACAAATGGACGACCGAGGAATGTCTAGCAAGCCGAAGCTGATCAAGCGTCCCAAACCAGAAGCGAAAACCGAGAACACAGAAGTCAGAAGGCAGAAGCCCGAAGAAATTCGCAATTAAGTAGCTTAGGTAAGGAAAATTTCTCTTAGCTTCTGTTTAAGGAGAGACAATAAGTGACAGGGGTGAACTTCTCCCCTTCTCCCCTCTCCGTCTGTTTGAAAAGGGTGGGTTTAGTTCAAGGGTCAGTTTCTATAAAACCGACTCTGGATGGAACCCACTCCGACAATCCCTTTCCCCTCTCTGACTCCTGTGGCTTTAACTGTATCTGCTGCGAATTCCCCTGCCCTAAACAACCCTGTTGGACGGCAGTCCTGGCCTGGACTGATTGAGGCATACCGGCAATATCTGCCAGTAACGGACACAACGCCGGTCGTGACACTGCTTGAAGGCAATACCCCCCTGATCCCGGTTCCTGCGATCGCTCAGATTGTGGGAAAACAGGTGCGCGTTTTGGTGAAGTATGATGGTCTCAATCCTACTG contains these protein-coding regions:
- the rimO gene encoding 30S ribosomal protein S12 methylthiotransferase RimO, producing MGNKPTIAISHLGCEKNRIDTEHMLGLLVQAGYQVDSNEELAEYVIVNTCSFIEAARAESVRTLVELAEANKKIVITGCMAQHFQEQLLDELPEAVAVVGTGDYHQIVDVVQRVEGGERVTQVSELPTYIADETTPRYRTTSEGVAYLRVAEGCDYRCAFCIIPHLRGNQRSRSIESIVAEAHQLASEGVQELILISQITTNYGLDIYGKPKLAELLRELGKVNIPWIRMHYAYPTGLTPAVIEAIQETPNVLPYLDLPLQHSHPEILRAMNRPWQGQVNDQIIERIKADLPDAVLRTTFIVGFPGETEEHFAHLLQFVQRHEFDHVGVFTFSPEEGTPAFTLPNQLPQEVMDIRRDALMEVQQPISLRKNQACVGKIVDVLIEQEHPETGELIGRSARFSPEVDGLVYVQGDVPLGSIASVEITSTDIYDLYGHVAKPEA
- a CDS encoding DEAD/DEAH box helicase, which gives rise to MTLSFTSLGLSEARIQQLEKLGFTAPTQIQSQAIPHLLAGRDVVGQSQTGTGKTAAFSLPILERIDVKNPAVQSLILTPTRELAQQVALAIRSFSSDRRLGVLTVYGGQAIDRQIQRLRQGVQIVVGTPGRVIDLLNRGDLKLEQVNWLVLDEADEMLSMGFIDDVETILKQVPAERQTAFFSATMPPTIQKLIAKFLRSPMNVSVEQPKAAPSRINQAVYMVPRGWSKSRALLPILELEDPESALIFVRTRKTAAELTNQLQAAGHSVDEYHGDLNQQARERLLMRFRQHQVRWVVATDIAARGLDVDHLSHVINYDLPDSVESYIHRIGRTGRAGNAGTAISLIHPMDRRKLVLIERKVRQTLKIVQIPTRAEIEGRRLEKLQAQVREVLSGERMASFLPVVAQLSEEYDAHAIAAAALQMVYDQTRPSWMSSEQEAQMDDRGMSSKPKLIKRPKPEAKTENTEVRRQKPEEIRN